From Mus musculus strain C57BL/6J chromosome 8, GRCm38.p6 C57BL/6J, a single genomic window includes:
- the Gse1 gene encoding genetic suppressor element 1 isoform X4 — MSHEPKSPSIGMLSTATRTTATVNPLTPSPLNGALVPTGSPATSSTLSAQAAPSSSFAAALRKLAKQAEEPRGSSLSSESSPVSSPATNHSSPASTPKRVPMGPIIVPPGGHSVPSTPPVVTIAPTKTVNGVWRSESRQDSGSRGSSSGRERLLVEPPLAQEKAAGPAIPSHLLSTPYPFGLSPGSVVQDSRFQPLNLQRPVHHVVPPSTVTEDYLRSFRPYHTAEDLRMSSLPPLGLDPATAAAYYHPSYLAPHPFPHPAFRMDDSYCLSALRSPFYPIPTPGSLPPLHPSAMHLHLSGVRYPPELSHSSLAALHSERMSSLSAERLQMDEELRREREREREREREADREREKEREREQREKEREKELEREREKERERELERQREQRAREKELLAAKALEPTTFLPVAELHGLRGHSTEERPKPSEQLTPTRAEKLKDVGLQAPKPVQHPLHPVPAPHHTVPSLISSHGIFSLPGSSATTALLIQRTNEEEKWLARQRRLRQEKEDRQSQVSEFRQQVLEQHLDLGRPLVPTEAEHRPESTRPGTNRHEQGSREPPQHFGGPPPLISPKPQQHTVPTALWNPVSLMDNALETRRAESHSLHSHPTAFEPSRQAAVPLVKVERVYCSEKAEEPRKREATPLDKYQPPPPPPPPREAGSLEPQTFPHGPGPFLTELEKSTQTILGQQRPSLSQATSFGELSGPLKPGSPYCHPTARGPDPAYIYDEFLQQRRKLVSKLDLEERRRREAQEKGYYYDLDDSYDESDEEEVRAHLRCVAEQPPLKLDTSSEKLEFLQLFGLTTQQQKEELVAQKRRKRRRMLRERSPSPPAVQCKRQTPSPRLALSTRYSPDEMNNSPNFEEKRKFLTFFNLTHISAEKRKDKERLVEMLRAMKQRALSAADSVTNSSRDSPPVSLSEPATQPAPLETDQPVGVPASLSDVPKTTETGRLEQLRPQELLRVQEPAPPSGEKARLSEAPGGKKSLSMLHYLRGAAPKDIPVPLSHSINGKSKPWEPFVAEEFAHQFHESVLQSTQKALQKHKGNSALLSAEQSHKVDTAIHYNIPELQSSSRVPLPQHNGQQEPPMGRKGPPMQEADQDSEEDSEEDSEEEAEEAPRRQWQGIEAIFEAYQEHIEEQNLERQVLQTQCRRLEAQNYSLSLTAEQLSHSMAELRSQKQKMVSERERLQAELDHLRKCLALPTMHWPRGYFKGYPR; from the exons ATGAGCCATGAGCCCAAGTCCCCTTCCATAGGGATGCTTTCCACGGCGACCAGGACCACCGCCACCGTCAACCCCCTCACCCCCTCGCCACTCAATGGCGCCCTGGTGCCCACCGGTAGCCCGGCCACCAGCAGTACGCTGTCGGCCCAGGCCGCTCCATCCTCCAGCTTTGCTGCCGCACTGCGCAAGCTCGCCAAACAGGCAGAGGAGCCCAGAG GGTCCTCACTGAGCAGCGAGTCATCTCCAGTGTCCTCTCCAGCCACCAACCATAGCTCTCCAGCTAGCACGCCCAAACGAGTGCCCATGGGCCCCATCATCGTCCCCCCCGGGGGTCACAGTGTCCCCAGCACTCCCCCAGTGGTCACTATTGCCCCCACTAAAACCGTCAATGGAGTCTGGAGAAGCGAGAGCCGCCAG GACTCTGGCTCACGAGGCAGCAGCAGTGGTCGGGAGCGCCTATTGGTGGAGCCACCTCTCGCCCAGGAAAAGGCTGCGGGCCCCGCCATCCCCTCCCACCTACTCAGCACCCCGTACCCCTTTGGCCTTTCCCCCGGCTCAGTTGTACAGGACTCCCGCTTCCAACCACTCAA CCTCCAGCGGCCTGTGCACCATGTGGTGCCCCCCAGCACGGTGACTGAGGACTACTTGAGAAGCTTCCGGCCCTACCACACTGCTGAAGACTTACGCATGTCCTCCTTGCCTCCGCTTGGCCTGGACCCAGCCACCGCCGCAGCCTACTATCACCCCAGCTACCTGGCCCcacacccattcccccacccgGCCTTCAG GATGGATGACTCCTATTGCCTGTCAGCCTTAAGGTCTCCGTtctaccccatccccacccctggcTCCCTGCCTCCACTGCATCCGTCGGCGATGCACCTGCATCTCTCCGGCGTACGGTATCCTCCTGAGCTCTCCCACTCGTCCCTGGCGGCGCTACACTCGGAGCGGATGTCCAGCCTCAGTGCAGAGAG GTTGCAAATGGACGAGGAACTGCGgcgggagagagagcgagagcgggAACGGGAACGGGAGGCCGACCGGGAGCGGGAGAAGGAGCGGGAGCGGGAGCAGCGGGAGAAGGAGCGGGAGAAGGAGCTGGAGCGCGAGCGGGAGAAGGAACGGGAGCGCGAGCTGGAGCGGCAGCGGGAGCAGCGGGCGAGGGAGAAGGAGCTGCTGGCTGCCAAGGCCTTAGAGCCCACCACCTTCCTGCCTGTGGCCGAGCTGCACGGACTCCGAGGTCACAGCACGGAGGAGCGGCCCAAGCCCTCGGAGCAGCTGACCCCAACCCGAGCAG AGAAGCTGAAGGACGTGGGCTTGCAGGCGCCCAAGCCCGTGCAGCACCCTCTGCACCCAGTGCCTGCCCCACACCACACGGTGCCCAGCCTCATCTCCAGCCACGGCATCTTCTCTCTGCCTGGAAGcagcgccaccaccgccctgctgaTCCAGCGCACCAACGAGGAGGAGAAGTGGCTGGCACGGCAGCGCCGCCTGCGGCAGGAGAAGGAAGACCGCCAGTCCCAGGTGTCCGAGTTCCGGCAGCAGGTCCTGGAGCAGCACCTAGACCTGGGCCGgcccctggtgcccacagaggcggAGCACAGGCCCGAGAGCACCAG GCCAGGAACAAACCGGCATGAGCAGGGCAGCCGTGAACCCCCACAGCACTTTGGTGGCCCTCCACCCCTCATCTCACCCAAGCCCCAGCAGCACACCGTACCCACAGCCCTCTGGAACCCAGTGTCTCTGATGGACAATGCTCTGGAGACGCGGCGGGCCGAGAGCCACTCTCTGCATAGCCACCCGACTGCTTTTGAGCCCAGCCGCCAGGCCGCCGTGCCACTGGTGAAGGTGGAGCGAGTTTATTGctcagagaaggcagaggagcCCCGGAAGCGTGAGGCCACACCACTGGACAAAtaccagccaccaccaccaccaccaccaccgcggGAGGCAGGAAGTCTGGAGCCTCAGACCTTTCCCCACGGACCTGGGCCTTTCCTTACTGAACTTGAAAAGTCAACACAGACCATCTTGGGCCAGCAGCGGCCCTCTCTTTCCCAGGCAACCTCCTTCGGGGAGCTCAGTGGGCCTCTGAAACCAGGCTCTCCGTACTGCCACCCCACAGCGAGGGGCCCCGATCCAGCCTACATCTACGATGAGTTTCTTCAGCAGCGACGGAAGCTGGTCAGCAAACTGGACCTGGAGGAACGCAGGCGGCGCGAGGCCCAGGAGAAAG GGTACTACTACGACCTCGATGACTCGTACGACGAGAGTGACGAGGAGGAGGTCAGGGCACACCTCCGCTGTGTGGCTGAGCAGCCGCCCCTCAAACTGGACACATCCTCGGAG AAGCTAGAGTTCTTGCAACTTTTTGGCTTGACCACCCAACAGCAGAAGGAGGAACTGGTGGCGCAGAAGCGCCGGAAGCGGAGGCGGATGCTCAGAGAGAGAAGCCCGTCGCCACCTGCCGTTCAGTGCAAGCGACAGACGCCTTCCCCCAGGCTGGCTCTGTCCACCCGCTACAGCCCCGACGAGATGAACAACAGCCCCAACTTTGAGGAGAAGAGGAAGTTCCTGACCTTCTTCAACTTGACGCACATCAGTGCGGAGAAGAGGAAAG ACAAAGAGAGGCTTGTTGAAATGCTCCGAGCCATGAAGCAGAGAGCACTGTCCGCAGCAGACTCAGTGACAAACTCTTCGAGGGACAGTCCTCCCGTCTCCCTGAGTG AACCAGCCACACAGCCAGCTCCTCTAGAGACGGATCAGCCTGTCGGGGTCCCTGCCTCCTTGTCAGATGTCCCAAAGACCACGGAGACCGGGAGACTGGAACAGCTCCGGCCCCAGGAGCTCTTGAGAGTCCAGGAGCCGGCTCCTCCCAGTGGTGAGAAGGCCAGGCTGAGCGAGGCCCCTGGTGGCAAGAAGAGCCTGAGCATGCTCCATTACCTCCGGGGCGCCGCGCCCAAGGACATTCCTGTGCCGTTGTCTCACAGCATCAACGGGAAGAGCAAGCCCTGGGAGCCTTTCGTGGCCGAAGAGTTTGCACATCAATTCCACGAGTCCGTGCTGCAGTCCACACAGAAGGCTCTGCAGAAGCATAAAG GGAACTCTGCTTTGCTATCTGCAGAGCAGAGCCACAAAGTCGACACGGCAATCCACTACAACATTCCCGAGCTGCAGTCCTCCAGCAGGGTCCCCTTGCCCCAGCACAATGGACAACAGGAGCCTCCAATGGGGAGGAAGGGCCCTCCTATGCAGGAGGCGGACCAGGACTCTGAGGAGGACTCTGAGGAGGACAGCgaggaggaagctgaggaagCCCCGAGGCGCCAGTGGCAAGGGATTGAGGCAATCTTTGAAGCTTACCAGGAACACATAGAAG
- the Gse1 gene encoding genetic suppressor element 1 isoform X7, whose protein sequence is MKGSSLSSESSPVSSPATNHSSPASTPKRVPMGPIIVPPGGHSVPSTPPVVTIAPTKTVNGVWRSESRQDSGSRGSSSGRERLLVEPPLAQEKAAGPAIPSHLLSTPYPFGLSPGSVVQDSRFQPLNLQRPVHHVVPPSTVTEDYLRSFRPYHTAEDLRMSSLPPLGLDPATAAAYYHPSYLAPHPFPHPAFRMDDSYCLSALRSPFYPIPTPGSLPPLHPSAMHLHLSGVRYPPELSHSSLAALHSERMSSLSAERLQMDEELRREREREREREREADREREKEREREQREKEREKELEREREKERERELERQREQRAREKELLAAKALEPTTFLPVAELHGLRGHSTEERPKPSEQLTPTRAEKLKDVGLQAPKPVQHPLHPVPAPHHTVPSLISSHGIFSLPGSSATTALLIQRTNEEEKWLARQRRLRQEKEDRQSQVSEFRQQVLEQHLDLGRPLVPTEAEHRPESTRPGTNRHEQGSREPPQHFGGPPPLISPKPQQHTVPTALWNPVSLMDNALETRRAESHSLHSHPTAFEPSRQAAVPLVKVERVYCSEKAEEPRKREATPLDKYQPPPPPPPPREAGSLEPQTFPHGPGPFLTELEKSTQTILGQQRPSLSQATSFGELSGPLKPGSPYCHPTARGPDPAYIYDEFLQQRRKLVSKLDLEERRRREAQEKGYYYDLDDSYDESDEEEVRAHLRCVAEQPPLKLDTSSEKLEFLQLFGLTTQQQKEELVAQKRRKRRRMLRERSPSPPAVQCKRQTPSPRLALSTRYSPDEMNNSPNFEEKRKFLTFFNLTHISAEKRKDKERLVEMLRAMKQRALSAADSVTNSSRDSPPVSLSEPATQPAPLETDQPVGVPASLSDVPKTTETGRLEQLRPQELLRVQEPAPPSGEKARLSEAPGGKKSLSMLHYLRGAAPKDIPVPLSHSINGKSKPWEPFVAEEFAHQFHESVLQSTQKALQKHKGNSALLSAEQSHKVDTAIHYNIPELQSSSRVPLPQHNGQQEPPMGRKGPPMQEADQDSEEDSEEDSEEEAEEAPRRQWQGIEAIFEAYQEHIEEQNLERQVLQTQCRRLEAQNYSLSLTAEQLSHSMAELRSQKQKMVSERERLQAELDHLRKCLALPTMHWPRGYFKGYPR, encoded by the exons GGTCCTCACTGAGCAGCGAGTCATCTCCAGTGTCCTCTCCAGCCACCAACCATAGCTCTCCAGCTAGCACGCCCAAACGAGTGCCCATGGGCCCCATCATCGTCCCCCCCGGGGGTCACAGTGTCCCCAGCACTCCCCCAGTGGTCACTATTGCCCCCACTAAAACCGTCAATGGAGTCTGGAGAAGCGAGAGCCGCCAG GACTCTGGCTCACGAGGCAGCAGCAGTGGTCGGGAGCGCCTATTGGTGGAGCCACCTCTCGCCCAGGAAAAGGCTGCGGGCCCCGCCATCCCCTCCCACCTACTCAGCACCCCGTACCCCTTTGGCCTTTCCCCCGGCTCAGTTGTACAGGACTCCCGCTTCCAACCACTCAA CCTCCAGCGGCCTGTGCACCATGTGGTGCCCCCCAGCACGGTGACTGAGGACTACTTGAGAAGCTTCCGGCCCTACCACACTGCTGAAGACTTACGCATGTCCTCCTTGCCTCCGCTTGGCCTGGACCCAGCCACCGCCGCAGCCTACTATCACCCCAGCTACCTGGCCCcacacccattcccccacccgGCCTTCAG GATGGATGACTCCTATTGCCTGTCAGCCTTAAGGTCTCCGTtctaccccatccccacccctggcTCCCTGCCTCCACTGCATCCGTCGGCGATGCACCTGCATCTCTCCGGCGTACGGTATCCTCCTGAGCTCTCCCACTCGTCCCTGGCGGCGCTACACTCGGAGCGGATGTCCAGCCTCAGTGCAGAGAG GTTGCAAATGGACGAGGAACTGCGgcgggagagagagcgagagcgggAACGGGAACGGGAGGCCGACCGGGAGCGGGAGAAGGAGCGGGAGCGGGAGCAGCGGGAGAAGGAGCGGGAGAAGGAGCTGGAGCGCGAGCGGGAGAAGGAACGGGAGCGCGAGCTGGAGCGGCAGCGGGAGCAGCGGGCGAGGGAGAAGGAGCTGCTGGCTGCCAAGGCCTTAGAGCCCACCACCTTCCTGCCTGTGGCCGAGCTGCACGGACTCCGAGGTCACAGCACGGAGGAGCGGCCCAAGCCCTCGGAGCAGCTGACCCCAACCCGAGCAG AGAAGCTGAAGGACGTGGGCTTGCAGGCGCCCAAGCCCGTGCAGCACCCTCTGCACCCAGTGCCTGCCCCACACCACACGGTGCCCAGCCTCATCTCCAGCCACGGCATCTTCTCTCTGCCTGGAAGcagcgccaccaccgccctgctgaTCCAGCGCACCAACGAGGAGGAGAAGTGGCTGGCACGGCAGCGCCGCCTGCGGCAGGAGAAGGAAGACCGCCAGTCCCAGGTGTCCGAGTTCCGGCAGCAGGTCCTGGAGCAGCACCTAGACCTGGGCCGgcccctggtgcccacagaggcggAGCACAGGCCCGAGAGCACCAG GCCAGGAACAAACCGGCATGAGCAGGGCAGCCGTGAACCCCCACAGCACTTTGGTGGCCCTCCACCCCTCATCTCACCCAAGCCCCAGCAGCACACCGTACCCACAGCCCTCTGGAACCCAGTGTCTCTGATGGACAATGCTCTGGAGACGCGGCGGGCCGAGAGCCACTCTCTGCATAGCCACCCGACTGCTTTTGAGCCCAGCCGCCAGGCCGCCGTGCCACTGGTGAAGGTGGAGCGAGTTTATTGctcagagaaggcagaggagcCCCGGAAGCGTGAGGCCACACCACTGGACAAAtaccagccaccaccaccaccaccaccaccgcggGAGGCAGGAAGTCTGGAGCCTCAGACCTTTCCCCACGGACCTGGGCCTTTCCTTACTGAACTTGAAAAGTCAACACAGACCATCTTGGGCCAGCAGCGGCCCTCTCTTTCCCAGGCAACCTCCTTCGGGGAGCTCAGTGGGCCTCTGAAACCAGGCTCTCCGTACTGCCACCCCACAGCGAGGGGCCCCGATCCAGCCTACATCTACGATGAGTTTCTTCAGCAGCGACGGAAGCTGGTCAGCAAACTGGACCTGGAGGAACGCAGGCGGCGCGAGGCCCAGGAGAAAG GGTACTACTACGACCTCGATGACTCGTACGACGAGAGTGACGAGGAGGAGGTCAGGGCACACCTCCGCTGTGTGGCTGAGCAGCCGCCCCTCAAACTGGACACATCCTCGGAG AAGCTAGAGTTCTTGCAACTTTTTGGCTTGACCACCCAACAGCAGAAGGAGGAACTGGTGGCGCAGAAGCGCCGGAAGCGGAGGCGGATGCTCAGAGAGAGAAGCCCGTCGCCACCTGCCGTTCAGTGCAAGCGACAGACGCCTTCCCCCAGGCTGGCTCTGTCCACCCGCTACAGCCCCGACGAGATGAACAACAGCCCCAACTTTGAGGAGAAGAGGAAGTTCCTGACCTTCTTCAACTTGACGCACATCAGTGCGGAGAAGAGGAAAG ACAAAGAGAGGCTTGTTGAAATGCTCCGAGCCATGAAGCAGAGAGCACTGTCCGCAGCAGACTCAGTGACAAACTCTTCGAGGGACAGTCCTCCCGTCTCCCTGAGTG AACCAGCCACACAGCCAGCTCCTCTAGAGACGGATCAGCCTGTCGGGGTCCCTGCCTCCTTGTCAGATGTCCCAAAGACCACGGAGACCGGGAGACTGGAACAGCTCCGGCCCCAGGAGCTCTTGAGAGTCCAGGAGCCGGCTCCTCCCAGTGGTGAGAAGGCCAGGCTGAGCGAGGCCCCTGGTGGCAAGAAGAGCCTGAGCATGCTCCATTACCTCCGGGGCGCCGCGCCCAAGGACATTCCTGTGCCGTTGTCTCACAGCATCAACGGGAAGAGCAAGCCCTGGGAGCCTTTCGTGGCCGAAGAGTTTGCACATCAATTCCACGAGTCCGTGCTGCAGTCCACACAGAAGGCTCTGCAGAAGCATAAAG GGAACTCTGCTTTGCTATCTGCAGAGCAGAGCCACAAAGTCGACACGGCAATCCACTACAACATTCCCGAGCTGCAGTCCTCCAGCAGGGTCCCCTTGCCCCAGCACAATGGACAACAGGAGCCTCCAATGGGGAGGAAGGGCCCTCCTATGCAGGAGGCGGACCAGGACTCTGAGGAGGACTCTGAGGAGGACAGCgaggaggaagctgaggaagCCCCGAGGCGCCAGTGGCAAGGGATTGAGGCAATCTTTGAAGCTTACCAGGAACACATAGAAG
- the Gse1 gene encoding genetic suppressor element 1 isoform X6: MFGLKPPLYYLPGSSLSSESSPVSSPATNHSSPASTPKRVPMGPIIVPPGGHSVPSTPPVVTIAPTKTVNGVWRSESRQDSGSRGSSSGRERLLVEPPLAQEKAAGPAIPSHLLSTPYPFGLSPGSVVQDSRFQPLNLQRPVHHVVPPSTVTEDYLRSFRPYHTAEDLRMSSLPPLGLDPATAAAYYHPSYLAPHPFPHPAFRMDDSYCLSALRSPFYPIPTPGSLPPLHPSAMHLHLSGVRYPPELSHSSLAALHSERMSSLSAERLQMDEELRREREREREREREADREREKEREREQREKEREKELEREREKERERELERQREQRAREKELLAAKALEPTTFLPVAELHGLRGHSTEERPKPSEQLTPTRAEKLKDVGLQAPKPVQHPLHPVPAPHHTVPSLISSHGIFSLPGSSATTALLIQRTNEEEKWLARQRRLRQEKEDRQSQVSEFRQQVLEQHLDLGRPLVPTEAEHRPESTRPGTNRHEQGSREPPQHFGGPPPLISPKPQQHTVPTALWNPVSLMDNALETRRAESHSLHSHPTAFEPSRQAAVPLVKVERVYCSEKAEEPRKREATPLDKYQPPPPPPPPREAGSLEPQTFPHGPGPFLTELEKSTQTILGQQRPSLSQATSFGELSGPLKPGSPYCHPTARGPDPAYIYDEFLQQRRKLVSKLDLEERRRREAQEKGYYYDLDDSYDESDEEEVRAHLRCVAEQPPLKLDTSSEKLEFLQLFGLTTQQQKEELVAQKRRKRRRMLRERSPSPPAVQCKRQTPSPRLALSTRYSPDEMNNSPNFEEKRKFLTFFNLTHISAEKRKDKERLVEMLRAMKQRALSAADSVTNSSRDSPPVSLSEPATQPAPLETDQPVGVPASLSDVPKTTETGRLEQLRPQELLRVQEPAPPSGEKARLSEAPGGKKSLSMLHYLRGAAPKDIPVPLSHSINGKSKPWEPFVAEEFAHQFHESVLQSTQKALQKHKGNSALLSAEQSHKVDTAIHYNIPELQSSSRVPLPQHNGQQEPPMGRKGPPMQEADQDSEEDSEEDSEEEAEEAPRRQWQGIEAIFEAYQEHIEEQNLERQVLQTQCRRLEAQNYSLSLTAEQLSHSMAELRSQKQKMVSERERLQAELDHLRKCLALPTMHWPRGYFKGYPR, translated from the exons GGTCCTCACTGAGCAGCGAGTCATCTCCAGTGTCCTCTCCAGCCACCAACCATAGCTCTCCAGCTAGCACGCCCAAACGAGTGCCCATGGGCCCCATCATCGTCCCCCCCGGGGGTCACAGTGTCCCCAGCACTCCCCCAGTGGTCACTATTGCCCCCACTAAAACCGTCAATGGAGTCTGGAGAAGCGAGAGCCGCCAG GACTCTGGCTCACGAGGCAGCAGCAGTGGTCGGGAGCGCCTATTGGTGGAGCCACCTCTCGCCCAGGAAAAGGCTGCGGGCCCCGCCATCCCCTCCCACCTACTCAGCACCCCGTACCCCTTTGGCCTTTCCCCCGGCTCAGTTGTACAGGACTCCCGCTTCCAACCACTCAA CCTCCAGCGGCCTGTGCACCATGTGGTGCCCCCCAGCACGGTGACTGAGGACTACTTGAGAAGCTTCCGGCCCTACCACACTGCTGAAGACTTACGCATGTCCTCCTTGCCTCCGCTTGGCCTGGACCCAGCCACCGCCGCAGCCTACTATCACCCCAGCTACCTGGCCCcacacccattcccccacccgGCCTTCAG GATGGATGACTCCTATTGCCTGTCAGCCTTAAGGTCTCCGTtctaccccatccccacccctggcTCCCTGCCTCCACTGCATCCGTCGGCGATGCACCTGCATCTCTCCGGCGTACGGTATCCTCCTGAGCTCTCCCACTCGTCCCTGGCGGCGCTACACTCGGAGCGGATGTCCAGCCTCAGTGCAGAGAG GTTGCAAATGGACGAGGAACTGCGgcgggagagagagcgagagcgggAACGGGAACGGGAGGCCGACCGGGAGCGGGAGAAGGAGCGGGAGCGGGAGCAGCGGGAGAAGGAGCGGGAGAAGGAGCTGGAGCGCGAGCGGGAGAAGGAACGGGAGCGCGAGCTGGAGCGGCAGCGGGAGCAGCGGGCGAGGGAGAAGGAGCTGCTGGCTGCCAAGGCCTTAGAGCCCACCACCTTCCTGCCTGTGGCCGAGCTGCACGGACTCCGAGGTCACAGCACGGAGGAGCGGCCCAAGCCCTCGGAGCAGCTGACCCCAACCCGAGCAG AGAAGCTGAAGGACGTGGGCTTGCAGGCGCCCAAGCCCGTGCAGCACCCTCTGCACCCAGTGCCTGCCCCACACCACACGGTGCCCAGCCTCATCTCCAGCCACGGCATCTTCTCTCTGCCTGGAAGcagcgccaccaccgccctgctgaTCCAGCGCACCAACGAGGAGGAGAAGTGGCTGGCACGGCAGCGCCGCCTGCGGCAGGAGAAGGAAGACCGCCAGTCCCAGGTGTCCGAGTTCCGGCAGCAGGTCCTGGAGCAGCACCTAGACCTGGGCCGgcccctggtgcccacagaggcggAGCACAGGCCCGAGAGCACCAG GCCAGGAACAAACCGGCATGAGCAGGGCAGCCGTGAACCCCCACAGCACTTTGGTGGCCCTCCACCCCTCATCTCACCCAAGCCCCAGCAGCACACCGTACCCACAGCCCTCTGGAACCCAGTGTCTCTGATGGACAATGCTCTGGAGACGCGGCGGGCCGAGAGCCACTCTCTGCATAGCCACCCGACTGCTTTTGAGCCCAGCCGCCAGGCCGCCGTGCCACTGGTGAAGGTGGAGCGAGTTTATTGctcagagaaggcagaggagcCCCGGAAGCGTGAGGCCACACCACTGGACAAAtaccagccaccaccaccaccaccaccaccgcggGAGGCAGGAAGTCTGGAGCCTCAGACCTTTCCCCACGGACCTGGGCCTTTCCTTACTGAACTTGAAAAGTCAACACAGACCATCTTGGGCCAGCAGCGGCCCTCTCTTTCCCAGGCAACCTCCTTCGGGGAGCTCAGTGGGCCTCTGAAACCAGGCTCTCCGTACTGCCACCCCACAGCGAGGGGCCCCGATCCAGCCTACATCTACGATGAGTTTCTTCAGCAGCGACGGAAGCTGGTCAGCAAACTGGACCTGGAGGAACGCAGGCGGCGCGAGGCCCAGGAGAAAG GGTACTACTACGACCTCGATGACTCGTACGACGAGAGTGACGAGGAGGAGGTCAGGGCACACCTCCGCTGTGTGGCTGAGCAGCCGCCCCTCAAACTGGACACATCCTCGGAG AAGCTAGAGTTCTTGCAACTTTTTGGCTTGACCACCCAACAGCAGAAGGAGGAACTGGTGGCGCAGAAGCGCCGGAAGCGGAGGCGGATGCTCAGAGAGAGAAGCCCGTCGCCACCTGCCGTTCAGTGCAAGCGACAGACGCCTTCCCCCAGGCTGGCTCTGTCCACCCGCTACAGCCCCGACGAGATGAACAACAGCCCCAACTTTGAGGAGAAGAGGAAGTTCCTGACCTTCTTCAACTTGACGCACATCAGTGCGGAGAAGAGGAAAG ACAAAGAGAGGCTTGTTGAAATGCTCCGAGCCATGAAGCAGAGAGCACTGTCCGCAGCAGACTCAGTGACAAACTCTTCGAGGGACAGTCCTCCCGTCTCCCTGAGTG AACCAGCCACACAGCCAGCTCCTCTAGAGACGGATCAGCCTGTCGGGGTCCCTGCCTCCTTGTCAGATGTCCCAAAGACCACGGAGACCGGGAGACTGGAACAGCTCCGGCCCCAGGAGCTCTTGAGAGTCCAGGAGCCGGCTCCTCCCAGTGGTGAGAAGGCCAGGCTGAGCGAGGCCCCTGGTGGCAAGAAGAGCCTGAGCATGCTCCATTACCTCCGGGGCGCCGCGCCCAAGGACATTCCTGTGCCGTTGTCTCACAGCATCAACGGGAAGAGCAAGCCCTGGGAGCCTTTCGTGGCCGAAGAGTTTGCACATCAATTCCACGAGTCCGTGCTGCAGTCCACACAGAAGGCTCTGCAGAAGCATAAAG GGAACTCTGCTTTGCTATCTGCAGAGCAGAGCCACAAAGTCGACACGGCAATCCACTACAACATTCCCGAGCTGCAGTCCTCCAGCAGGGTCCCCTTGCCCCAGCACAATGGACAACAGGAGCCTCCAATGGGGAGGAAGGGCCCTCCTATGCAGGAGGCGGACCAGGACTCTGAGGAGGACTCTGAGGAGGACAGCgaggaggaagctgaggaagCCCCGAGGCGCCAGTGGCAAGGGATTGAGGCAATCTTTGAAGCTTACCAGGAACACATAGAAG